The genomic interval GTACCCCGGATCCGCACGAGGAGCGCTCTTGCCAGACGAGGCCCAGTCAGCCGCCGCCCCGCAGCCCGACAAGCCCGTGGCGGCCCCCGCCACGGGCGAAAAGGCCGCGCCCTCGAACGCGCCGGAGCCCGCGCCCGCCGCCGACGCCGCGCGCCCCCCGGCCGCCGCGAAGCCCGCCGGGCCGGCCGCCCCTCCGGCGAAGCCCGCAGGCCCCGAGACTCCGCCGACTCCGGCCGGGACGACCGGGCCCGCGCAGCCACCGGCAAGGAAACCGGCCCCCGAGGCGCCCAAGCCCCCGGCTCCTGGCCCCCCGGCGAGGACCGGGGCCACCGCCGGGTCCGCCTCCCGCACCGGCGGCTCCTCCAACCGGGTGCGGGCCCGCCTCGCCCGCCTCGGCGTACAGCGCTCCAGCCCGTACAACCCGGTCCTGGAACCCCTCCTGCGTACCGTCCGGGGCAACGACCCCAAGATCGAGACGGCCACGCTCCGCCAGATCGAGAAGGCCTACCAGGTCGCCGAGCGCTGGCACCGGGGCCAGAAGCGCAAGAGCGGCGACCCCTACATCACCCACCCGCTGGCCGTCACCACGATCCTCGCCGAGCTGGGCATGGACCCGGCGACGCTGATGGCGGGCCTGCTGCACGACACCGTCGAGGACACCGAGTACGGCCTGGACACCCTGCGGCGCGACTTCGGCGACCAGGTCGCCCTGCTCGTCGACGGCGTCACCAAGCTCGACAAGGTCAAGTTCGGCGAGGCCGCACAGGCCGAGACGGTACGCAAGATGGTCGTCGCCATGGCCAAGGACCCCCGGGTCCTGGTCATCAAGCTCGCCGACCGCCTGCACAACATGCGCACCATGCGCTACCTCAAGCGGGAGAAGCAGGAGAAGAAGGCCCGCGAGACGCTGGAGATCTACGCCCCGCTGGCGCACCGGCTGGGCATGAACACCATCAAGTGGGAGCTGGAGGACCTCGCCTTCGCGATCCTCTACCCCAAGATGTACGACGAGATCGTCCGGCTCGTCGCCGAGCGCGCCCCCAAGCGCGACGAATACCTCGCCATAGTGACCGACGAGGTCCAGGCCGACCTGCGCGCCGCCCGCATCAAGGCCACCGTCACCGGTCGCCCCAAGCACTACTACAGCGTCTACCAGAAGATGATCGTGCGAGGCCGCGACTTCGCCGAGATCTACGACCTGGTGGGCATCAGGGTCCTCGTCGACACGGTCCGCGACTGCTACGCGGCGCTCGGCACCGTCCACGCCCGGTGGAACCCTGTGCCCGGGCGGTTCAAGGACTACATCGCGATGCCCAAGTTCAACATGTACCAGTCACTGCACACCACGGTGATCGGTCCCAGCGGCAAGCCCGTCGAGCTCCAGATCCGCACCTTCGACATGCACCGCCGCGCCGAGTACGGCATCGCCGCCCACTGGAAGTACAAGCAGGAGCCCTCCGCCGGCGCCTCCAAGGTGCGTACCGACGTACCCAAGAGCACCGGGCGCGGGCAGGACACCGTCAACGACATGGCGTGGCTGCGCCAGCTGCTGGACTGGCAGAAGGAGACCGAGGACCCCAGCGAGTTCCTGGAGTCCCTGCGCTTCGACCTCTCGCGCAACGAGGTCTTCGTCTTCACGCCGAAGGGCGACGTGATAGCGCTGCCCGCCGGCGCGACCCCCGTCGACTTCGCGTACGCCGTCCACACCGAGGTCGGCCACCGGACCATAGGAGCACGCGTCAACGGGCGGCTCGTCCCGCTCGAATCGACGCTCGACAACGGCGACCTGGTCGAGGTCTTCACCTCCAAGGCGGCCGGCGCCGGGCCCTCCCGGGACTGGCTCGGCTTCGTCAAGTCACCGCGCGCCCGCAACAAGATCCGCGCCTGGTTCTCCAAGGAGCGCCGCGACGAGGCCATCGAGCAGGGCAAGGACTCCATCGCGCGCGCCATGCGCAAGCAGAACCTGCCGATCCAGCGCATCCTGACCGGCGACTCCCTCGTCACCCTCGCCCACGAGATGCGCTACCCGGACATCTCCTCGCTGTACGCGGCGATCGGCGAGGGCCATGTCGCGGCGGCGGGCGTCGTGCAGAAGCTGGTGCAGGCACTCGGCGGCCACGACGAGGCCAACGAGGACCTCGCCGAGTCCACTCCGCCCTCGCACGGCGGTCGCGGCAAGCGCCGGGCCAACGCGGATCCGGGCGTCGTCGTCAAGGGCGTCGAGGACGTCTGGGTCAAGCTGGCCCGCTGCTGTACGCCCGTCCCCGGCGACCCGATCATCGGCTTCGTCACCCGGGGCAGCGGCGTCTCCGTGCACCGGGCCGACTGCGTCAACGTGGAGTCGCTCTCGCAGCAGCCCGAACGGATCCTGGAGGTCGAGTGGGCCCCCACGCAGTCCTCGGTCTTCCTGGTCGCCATCCAGGTCGAGGCGCTGGACCGCTCCCGGCTGCTCTCCGACGTCACCCGGATCCTCTCCGACCAGCACGTCAACATCCTGTCCGCGGCCGTCCAGACCTCCCGCGACCGGGTGGCCACCTCGCGCTTCACCTTCGAGATGGGCGACCCCAAGCACCTGGGCCACGTCCTGAAGGCCGTGCGCGGCGTGGAAGGCGTCTACGACGTCTACCGGGTCACCTCGGCCCGCAGGCCCTGAGGGCTGTCCCGCCCCTAGCGGCGGCAACGGAAAGGCCCCGGTACACGCGACGCGTACCGGGGCTTCTGGCAGCCGTTGTCTCAGCCGCCGAACTCCTCCAGGCCCTTGAGCGCCTGGTCCAGCAGCGCCTGGCGGCCCTCCAGCTCCTTGGCCAGCTTGTCCGCACGGGCGTTGTTGCCCTGGGCGCGCGCGGTGTCGATCTGGCCGCGCAGCTTGTCCACGGCGGCCTGGAGCTGCCCGGTCAGACCCGCGGCGCGGGCCCGCGCCTCCGGGTTCGTCCGGCGCCACTCCGACTCCTCGGACTCCTGGAGCGTCCGCTCCACCGCCTGCATCCGGCCCTCGACCTTGGGGCGGGCGTCACGGGGTACGTGGCCGATGGCCTCCCAGCGCTCGTTGATGGACCGGAACGCGGCCCGGGCGGCCTTGAGGTCCTTCACCGGCACCAGCTTCTCGGCCTCCGCGGCGAGCTCCTCCTTCAGCTTGAGGTTCTCGCCCTGCTCGGCGTCCCGCTCCGCGAAGACCTCGCTGCGGGCTGCGAAGAAGACGTCCTGGGCGCCGCGGAAGCGGTTCCACAGGTCGTCCTCGGACTCGCGCTGGGCGCGCCCCGCCGCCTTCCACTCGGTCATCAGGTCGCGGTAGCGCGCGGCCGTGGTCACCCAGTCCGTGGAGCCGGACAGCGCCTCGGCCTCGGTGACCAGCTTCTCCTTGGCCTTACGGGCGTCCTCGCGCTGGGCGTCCAGGGCGGCGAAGTGGGCCTTGCGCCGCTTGGAGAACGCCGAGCGGGCGTGCGAGAAGCGGTGCCACAGCTCGTCGTCCGACTTGCGGTCGAGGCGGGGGAGACCCTTCCAGGTGTCCACCAGCGCCCGCAGCCGCTCACCGGCCGAGCGCCACTGCTCGCTCTGTGCCAGCTCCTCCGCCTCGGCGACCAGTGCCTCCTTGGCCTGCTTGGCCTCGTGGGTCTGTTTGGCCTTGAGGACCTTGCGCTCCTCGCGTCGCGCCTCGACCGTCGCGACGAGCGCGTCCAGCCGCTTGCGCAGCGCGTCGAGGTCGCCCACCGCGTGGTGCTCGTCGACCTGCTGCCGCAGGTGGTCGATGGCCGTCGTCGCGTCCTTCGCCGACAGATCGGTGGTCTTCACCCGCCGTTCGAGGAGGCCGATCTCGACCACAATGCCGTCGTACTTGCGCTCGAAATAGGCCAGAGCCTCCTCGGGCGAACCGGCCTGCCACGATCCGACGACCTGCTCGCCCTCGGCCGTACGCACGTACACGGTGCCCGTCTCATCGACGCGGCCCCACGGGTCGCTGCTCACAGCGCCTCCTCCACCTGATGCCTGCGAGGGGGTTCGCCCCCCGGGCATCGTCCACAGTTTCCTGGGGCGGGCATCGCCCGCCCTGCACAACGCCAATCTAGGCGACCGGCCACCCGGCTGTCCGCACTCAGCACGGCTGAAATTCTTCGCTCCGGCTCCCGGCAGCGCTCCGCCCGCCGGTGGCCGCCCGGCCGGTCGCCGTACCGCCGTTCCCGTCCCGCCGGATCAGCCCTTGCCGACCGAAGCCTTCTCGACCGTCACGGCCTTCTTGGGAGCGCCGTCGCCCGCACCGCCCTCGACACCGGCCTCGCCGACCTTCTGGACGGCCTTCAGCGAGGCGTCGTCCATCGTGCCGAACGGGGTGTAGGTGGGCGGGAGCTTCGTCTCCTTGTAGACCAGGAAGTACTGGCTGCCACCGGAGTCCGGCTGGCCGGTATTGGCCATCGCCACCGTGCCCGGCGGGTAGACCACCGTGCCGTCGGCACCCGCCTTGCCGAGCGCGTCCAGGTTCTCGTCCGGGATGTTGTAGCCCGGACCGCCCGTGCCGTCGCCCTTCGGGTCGCCGCACTGGAGCACGAAGATGCCCTGGGTGGTCAGCCGGTGGCACTTGGTGTCGTCGAAGTAGCCCTTGTCGGCGAGCGCCTTGAAGGAGTTCACCGTCTCCGGAGTCTTCGCCGCGTCCATCGAGAACGCTATGTCGCCCTGGCTCGTCTTGAGCGACATCGTGTACTTCGCCTTTTTGTCGATCTTCATCGGCGGCGTGGGAGCCTTGCTCTCGCTCTCCGAGGGCTCCGGAGCGGGGCTCTGGCTCGACGCCGCGTCGCTCTTCTTGTCCTTGTCGTCGTCCTTGCCCGCCACGACGAACGCGCTCACGCTCACGACGGCGACCACGGCCACCGAGGCCGCGACGATCGCGGTGATACGCCTCGTCCTGCTGCGGGCCTCCTCCCGGCGCTTCTGCTGGCGCTCGAACTTTTCCCGGGCGAGCTGCCGCCGCCGCTGTTCGCTGCTGGACACCGGTTGGGCTCCTTGTTACGTCGTGAGATGAGGGCCTGAGTTGCCCGTACCGTATATGGGTTACCTGTGTCATGAGGAGCGCCGGTAGGCTCTGATCCGCCGCATCCTTCGCCGTTGCCGCATCCTCCGGACGAACATTAAGGACGATCGTGCTCATTGCCGGGTTCCCCGCCGGGGCCTGGGGGACCAATTGCTATCTGGTCGCCCCCGCCGCCGGTGAGGAGTGCGTGATCATCGACCCGGGCCACCAGGCCGCCCAGGGCGTCGAGGAGACGTTGAAGAAGCATCGGCTCAAGCCCGTTGCCGTCGTCCTCACCCACGGCCACATCGACCACGTCGCCTCGGTCGTCCCCGTCTGCGGTGCCCATGACGTCCCCGCCTGGATCCATCCCGAGGACCGCTACATGATGAGCGACCCGGAGAAGGCGCTCGGCCGCTCGATCGGGATGCCGCTCATGGGCGAGCTGACCGTGGGGGAGCCGGACGACGTCAAGGAGCTGGCCGACGGCGTGAAGCTGACCCTGGCCGGTCTGGAGTTCGGCGTCTCGCACGCGCCCGGCCATACCAAGGGGTCGGTGACGTTCGGGATGCCCGAGGCCGCGGACGTTCCGCCGGTCTTCTTCTCGGGCGACCTGCTCTTCGCCGGCTCCGTCGGACGCACCGACCTGCCCGGCGGCGACCATGCCGAGCTGCTCGAGTCGCTGGCCCGTGTGTGCCTGCCGCTCGACGACTCGACCGTGGTGCTGTCCGGCCACGGCCCCCAGACGACCATCGGCCGCGAGCGCGCCTCCAACCCGTTCCTGAACGGTCTGGACGCGGCGCCGCGCCGAGGAATGTAGACGAGAGACGTAATCGTGAGCACCTTCCAGGCACCCAAGGGCACGTACGACCTGACCCCGCCCCGGTCCGCGACGTTCCTCGCCGTGCGCGAGGCCATCGCGGCCCCGCTGCGCGACTCGGGCTACGGCTACATCGAGACGCCCGGCTTCGAGAACGTCGAGCTCTTCGCCCGCGGTGTCGGTGAGTCCACCGACATCGTCACCAAGGAGATGTACACCCTCACCACCAAGGGCGGCGACCAGCTGGCCCTGCGCCCCGAGGGCACCGCGTCGGTGCTCCGCGCCGCCCTGGAGGCCAATCTCCACAAGGCGGGCAACCTCCCCGTCAAGCTCTGGTACTCCGGCTCGTACTACCGCTACGAGCGCCCGCAGGCGGGCCGCTACCGCCACTTCTCGCAGGTCGGCGCCGAGGCCATCGGCACCGAGGACCCGGTCCTGGACGCCGAGCTGATCATCCTCGCCGACCAGGCGTACCGCTCGCTGGGCCTGCGCCGGTTCCGGATCCTGCTGAACTCGCTGGGCGACAAGGAGTGCCGCCCGGTCTACCGCGAGGCGCTCCAGACTTTCCTGCGCGACCTGGACCTCGACGAGGAGACCCGCCGCCGCATCGAGATCAACCCGCTGCGCGTCCTGGACGACAAGCGGGCCGACGTACAGAAGCAGCTCACGGACGCCCCGAAGCTCCGCGACCACCTCTGCGACGCGTGCAAGGCGTACCACGAGGAGGTCCGGGCGCTTCTCACGACCGCCGGGGTGGCCTTCGAGGACGACGAGAAGCTGGTGCGCGGCCTCGACTACTACACCCGTACGACCTTCGAGTTCGTCCACGACGGTCTCGGCGCCCAGTCCGCGGTGGGCGGCGGCGGCCGCTACGACGGACTGTCCGAGATGATCGGCGGCCCCGAGCTGCCGTCCGTCGGCTGGGCGCTCGGCGTGGACCGCACGGTCCTCGCGCTGGAGGCCGAGGGCATCGAGCTCGACCTGCCCCGCACCACCAGCGTGTACGCGGTCCCGCTCGGCGAGGAGGCCCGCCGGGTGCTGTTCGGCGTCGTCACCGAACTGCGCCGCGCGGGGATCGCCGCCGACTTCGCGTTCGGCGGCCGCGGTCTGAAGGGCGCGATGAAGAGCGCCAACCGCTCGGGCGCGCGCTACACCCTGGTAGCGGGGGAGCGCGATCTCGCCGACGGCGTCGTCCAGCTCAAGGACATGGAGTCCGGCGAGCAGGGCCCGGTGGAGCTGGCCGAGGTCGCGGCGGAGCTGACGAAGCGCCTCGGCTGACCGAGTCGTGAGCGGGGCGCGGGCGGCGGGACCTCAGGTCCTGCCGCCCGCGCCTTTCTGTCCGCCGTCAACCAGGCGAGAGGGGATTCATCCTCGCCGGTGACCCCGACTTGGGGCCGCCCGCGCGGGCGGCGTCGCCGGACCGGCGCGGGGGACCCGTACATCTTCCGTCGTCCCGGCCCCGCCACCCCGTGGCCCCGCCCCGGGGGAGCGCTCGCGGACGCACACCTTTATGTCCATCGAACAGTTGATCCGTCCGGGGGTGCGGCACAATGACCATGCCCGGCTGACCACTCGGTGACGGAACGGCGATATGACGACTGCAGCGGTAGACCACGATCTCTCCTCCGACCAGGACGAGGGCGGCCGCAAGCGCACCTTCGGGGCCGGACGCGGTCTCGCCCTGCTGCTGGTGATCACCGGCGCGGCCGGACTGCTGGCCGCCTGGGTGATCACGCTCGACAAGTTCAAGCTGCTGGAGGACCCCTCCTTCACCCCCGGGTGCAGCCTCAACCCCGTCGTCGCGTGCGGCAACATCATGAAGAGCGAGCAGGCCTCCGTGTTCGGGTTCCCCAACCCGATGCTGGGCCTCGTCACGTACGGCATGGTCATCGCGATCGGGACGGGGCTCCTCGCCGGAGCCCGCTTCCGCGGCTGGTTCTGGCTCGGGCTGAACGCCGGGACGCTCTTCGGCGTCGGCTTCTGCACCTGGCTCCAGTACCAGTCGCTGTACAACATCAACTCGCTCTGCCTGTGGTGCTGCCTGGCCTGGGTCGCCACCATCGTCATGTTCTGCTACGTGACCACGCACAACGTCAAGCACCGCATCCTCCCGGCCCCGGCCTGGCTGCGGAATGGACTCACCGAGTTTCCGTGGGTGCTGCCGGTGATGTGGATCGGGATCATCGGCATGCTGATCCTGACCCGCTGGTGGGACTTCTGGACCAGCTGACCCTCACCTACCAATCTGGTAGGTGACCGGCGGCGCTGTCAGTGGGGTCGCATAGGCTTCATGACGTGGAGCCCGACCTCTTTACCGCAGCCGCCGAAGACCGCCAGGAGAAGGACCCGTCCAGCAGCCCCCTCGCTGTCCGGATGCGTCCCCGTGTCCTCGACGAGGTCGTCGGCCAGCAGCATCTGCTGAAGCCGGGCTCGCCGCTGCGCCGCCTCGTGGGTGAGGGGGGCGGCGGTCCGGCCGGCGCGTCCTCGGTCATCCTGTGGGGCCCGCCCGGCACCGGCAAGACGACCCTGGCGTACGTGGTCAGCAAGGCGACCAACAAGCGCTTCGTCGAGCTCTCCGCGATCACCGCGGGCGTCAAGGAGGTCCGCGCCGTCATCGAGAGCGCGCGTCGCGCCACCGGTGGCTTCGGCAAGGAGACCGTCCTCTTCCTCGACGAGATCCACCGCTTCTCCAAGGCCCAGCAGGACTCCCTGCTCCCCGCCGTGGAGAACCGCTGGGTGACCCTCATCGCCGCCACCACGGAGAATCCGTACTTCTCGATCATCTCCCCGCTCCTGTCGCGGTCCCTGCTGCTCACCCTGGAATCGCTGACCGACGACGACCTGCGTGATCTGCTGCGCCGGGCGCTGACCGACGAGCGGGGCCTGGGCGGGGCGGTCACCCTGCCCGAGGACGCCGAGGCGCATCTGCTGCGCATCGCGGGCGGCGACGCGCGCCGGGCCCTGACGGCGCTGGAGGCCGCGGCGGGCGCGGCCATCGCCACGGGCGAGGCGGAGATCACCCTGGAGACGCTGGAAGCTACCGTCGACCGCGCCGCCGTGAAGTACGACCGGGACGGCGACCAGCACTACGACGTGGCCAGCGCGCTCATCAAGTCGATCCGCGGCTCCGACGTGGACGCCGCTCTGCACTACCTGGCCCGCATGATCGAGGCGGGGGAGGACCCGCGGTTCATCGCCCGCCGGCTGATGATCTCGGCCAGCGAGGACATCGGCCTGGCCGATCCCACCGCGCTGCCGATCGCCGTGGCCGCCGCCCAGGCGGTGGCCATGATCGGGTTCCCGGAGGCGGCGCTCACCCTCAGCCACGCCACCATCGCGCTGGCGCTCGCCCCCAAGTCCAACGCGGCGACCCTGGCGATCTCCGCCGCGCAGGAGGACGTGCGCAAGGGGCTCGCGGGGCCTGTCCCGGCCCATCTGCGCGACGGCCACTACAAGGGCGCCGCCAAGCTCGGCCATGCCCAGGGGTACGTCTACCCCCACGACGTGCAGGGCGGCATCGCCGCCCAGCAGTACGCCCCGGACGCGGTCCGCGACCGGCGGTACTACACCCCGACCCGCTACGGTGCCGAGGCGCGGTACGCGGACGTCGTCGAGCGCGTTCGCGAGCGCCTGGGCCGTTCCGGCGAGAGCGCGGAGCCGTCCTAGTTTTTTCTCCAGGGCCTCTCCGCCGCCGGATCAGGAGGCGGCCGCCTCGAAGAGCGTGTGCATGGCGCGGCGCAGCTCGGTGACGTCGCGGACCGGCTCGGGGAACTCGAAGCGGG from Streptomyces sp. CA-278952 carries:
- a CDS encoding replication-associated recombination protein A, giving the protein MEPDLFTAAAEDRQEKDPSSSPLAVRMRPRVLDEVVGQQHLLKPGSPLRRLVGEGGGGPAGASSVILWGPPGTGKTTLAYVVSKATNKRFVELSAITAGVKEVRAVIESARRATGGFGKETVLFLDEIHRFSKAQQDSLLPAVENRWVTLIAATTENPYFSIISPLLSRSLLLTLESLTDDDLRDLLRRALTDERGLGGAVTLPEDAEAHLLRIAGGDARRALTALEAAAGAAIATGEAEITLETLEATVDRAAVKYDRDGDQHYDVASALIKSIRGSDVDAALHYLARMIEAGEDPRFIARRLMISASEDIGLADPTALPIAVAAAQAVAMIGFPEAALTLSHATIALALAPKSNAATLAISAAQEDVRKGLAGPVPAHLRDGHYKGAAKLGHAQGYVYPHDVQGGIAAQQYAPDAVRDRRYYTPTRYGAEARYADVVERVRERLGRSGESAEPS
- a CDS encoding vitamin K epoxide reductase family protein — protein: MTTAAVDHDLSSDQDEGGRKRTFGAGRGLALLLVITGAAGLLAAWVITLDKFKLLEDPSFTPGCSLNPVVACGNIMKSEQASVFGFPNPMLGLVTYGMVIAIGTGLLAGARFRGWFWLGLNAGTLFGVGFCTWLQYQSLYNINSLCLWCCLAWVATIVMFCYVTTHNVKHRILPAPAWLRNGLTEFPWVLPVMWIGIIGMLILTRWWDFWTS
- a CDS encoding peptidylprolyl isomerase — encoded protein: MSSSEQRRRQLAREKFERQQKRREEARSRTRRITAIVAASVAVVAVVSVSAFVVAGKDDDKDKKSDAASSQSPAPEPSESESKAPTPPMKIDKKAKYTMSLKTSQGDIAFSMDAAKTPETVNSFKALADKGYFDDTKCHRLTTQGIFVLQCGDPKGDGTGGPGYNIPDENLDALGKAGADGTVVYPPGTVAMANTGQPDSGGSQYFLVYKETKLPPTYTPFGTMDDASLKAVQKVGEAGVEGGAGDGAPKKAVTVEKASVGKG
- a CDS encoding DUF349 domain-containing protein, whose translation is MSSDPWGRVDETGTVYVRTAEGEQVVGSWQAGSPEEALAYFERKYDGIVVEIGLLERRVKTTDLSAKDATTAIDHLRQQVDEHHAVGDLDALRKRLDALVATVEARREERKVLKAKQTHEAKQAKEALVAEAEELAQSEQWRSAGERLRALVDTWKGLPRLDRKSDDELWHRFSHARSAFSKRRKAHFAALDAQREDARKAKEKLVTEAEALSGSTDWVTTAARYRDLMTEWKAAGRAQRESEDDLWNRFRGAQDVFFAARSEVFAERDAEQGENLKLKEELAAEAEKLVPVKDLKAARAAFRSINERWEAIGHVPRDARPKVEGRMQAVERTLQESEESEWRRTNPEARARAAGLTGQLQAAVDKLRGQIDTARAQGNNARADKLAKELEGRQALLDQALKGLEEFGG
- a CDS encoding MBL fold metallo-hydrolase, which codes for MLIAGFPAGAWGTNCYLVAPAAGEECVIIDPGHQAAQGVEETLKKHRLKPVAVVLTHGHIDHVASVVPVCGAHDVPAWIHPEDRYMMSDPEKALGRSIGMPLMGELTVGEPDDVKELADGVKLTLAGLEFGVSHAPGHTKGSVTFGMPEAADVPPVFFSGDLLFAGSVGRTDLPGGDHAELLESLARVCLPLDDSTVVLSGHGPQTTIGRERASNPFLNGLDAAPRRGM
- a CDS encoding RelA/SpoT family protein, whose protein sequence is MAAPATGEKAAPSNAPEPAPAADAARPPAAAKPAGPAAPPAKPAGPETPPTPAGTTGPAQPPARKPAPEAPKPPAPGPPARTGATAGSASRTGGSSNRVRARLARLGVQRSSPYNPVLEPLLRTVRGNDPKIETATLRQIEKAYQVAERWHRGQKRKSGDPYITHPLAVTTILAELGMDPATLMAGLLHDTVEDTEYGLDTLRRDFGDQVALLVDGVTKLDKVKFGEAAQAETVRKMVVAMAKDPRVLVIKLADRLHNMRTMRYLKREKQEKKARETLEIYAPLAHRLGMNTIKWELEDLAFAILYPKMYDEIVRLVAERAPKRDEYLAIVTDEVQADLRAARIKATVTGRPKHYYSVYQKMIVRGRDFAEIYDLVGIRVLVDTVRDCYAALGTVHARWNPVPGRFKDYIAMPKFNMYQSLHTTVIGPSGKPVELQIRTFDMHRRAEYGIAAHWKYKQEPSAGASKVRTDVPKSTGRGQDTVNDMAWLRQLLDWQKETEDPSEFLESLRFDLSRNEVFVFTPKGDVIALPAGATPVDFAYAVHTEVGHRTIGARVNGRLVPLESTLDNGDLVEVFTSKAAGAGPSRDWLGFVKSPRARNKIRAWFSKERRDEAIEQGKDSIARAMRKQNLPIQRILTGDSLVTLAHEMRYPDISSLYAAIGEGHVAAAGVVQKLVQALGGHDEANEDLAESTPPSHGGRGKRRANADPGVVVKGVEDVWVKLARCCTPVPGDPIIGFVTRGSGVSVHRADCVNVESLSQQPERILEVEWAPTQSSVFLVAIQVEALDRSRLLSDVTRILSDQHVNILSAAVQTSRDRVATSRFTFEMGDPKHLGHVLKAVRGVEGVYDVYRVTSARRP
- the hisS gene encoding histidine--tRNA ligase, with product MSTFQAPKGTYDLTPPRSATFLAVREAIAAPLRDSGYGYIETPGFENVELFARGVGESTDIVTKEMYTLTTKGGDQLALRPEGTASVLRAALEANLHKAGNLPVKLWYSGSYYRYERPQAGRYRHFSQVGAEAIGTEDPVLDAELIILADQAYRSLGLRRFRILLNSLGDKECRPVYREALQTFLRDLDLDEETRRRIEINPLRVLDDKRADVQKQLTDAPKLRDHLCDACKAYHEEVRALLTTAGVAFEDDEKLVRGLDYYTRTTFEFVHDGLGAQSAVGGGGRYDGLSEMIGGPELPSVGWALGVDRTVLALEAEGIELDLPRTTSVYAVPLGEEARRVLFGVVTELRRAGIAADFAFGGRGLKGAMKSANRSGARYTLVAGERDLADGVVQLKDMESGEQGPVELAEVAAELTKRLG